GCTGCGCAAGGACTTTATCATTGACGAATACCAACTGATTGAAGCGCGCGTCTATGGCGCTGATGCGGTGCTGCTTATCGTTGCCGCGCTTGGGCAACAGCGGCTAACTTACTTGCTGCAGCAGGCGCAAGAGTTGTCTCTCGACTGCCTGGTGGAGGCCCATACCAAAGCGGAAATCGAGGTCGCACTTGCTAGCGGTGCACAGATAATCGGGATCAATAACCGCAACTTAGGCACATTTGAAACCAGGCTGGAAACTACATTTGAACTGGCGAAGTATATCCCGCCTGACAGAATTCTTATCAGTGAAAGCGGGATCAACACAAAGGCAGATATCGCGAATCTGGCTACCTGCGGCGTCAATGCCGTGTTAGTTGGTGAAGCACTGATGCGCAGTCCCTCGCCTGGCCAGAAGCTACGCGAATTGGCAGGTGATCGCCATT
The genomic region above belongs to Anaerosporomusa subterranea and contains:
- the trpC gene encoding indole-3-glycerol phosphate synthase TrpC, with the translated sequence MILEKILASVRHDLELRKQNQPQAVLDKQMKHLPATCGFRKALAIPGQVQIIAEFKQASPSKGIIRQDLTPEAVISAYADNGAAAISVLTEPQFFKGNVSYLSQARKITNIPLLRKDFIIDEYQLIEARVYGADAVLLIVAALGQQRLTYLLQQAQELSLDCLVEAHTKAEIEVALASGAQIIGINNRNLGTFETRLETTFELAKYIPPDRILISESGINTKADIANLATCGVNAVLVGEALMRSPSPGQKLRELAGDRH